In Flavobacteriaceae bacterium, the following proteins share a genomic window:
- the prfA gene encoding peptide chain release factor 1 has product MLEKIQIVKQRFDEVSDLIIQPDIIMDQKRYVQLNKEYKDLKKVVDKGEIYKRLKDNIAEAEEIIADGSDAEMVEMAKMEIDEAKEQLPTLEGEIKFLLIPKDPDDAKNVVVEVRAGTGGDEASIFAGDLYRMYSKYCSDKGWRVDVVSMNEGTSGGFKEVIFEVSGEDVYGTMKFEAGVHRVQRVPQTETQGRVHTSAATVVVMPEAEEFDYELDMTEVRIERTTSTGPGGQSVNTTYSAIKLHHEPTGMIVSCQDQKSSHKNLEKALKVLRSRLYEEELRKRQAADSEKRKSMVSSGDRSAKIRTYNYPQGRVTDHRIGLTLYDLSNIINGDIQKIIDELMLAENTEMLKANDDVI; this is encoded by the coding sequence ATGTTAGAAAAGATACAAATAGTAAAACAACGTTTTGACGAGGTAAGTGATTTAATTATCCAGCCAGACATTATTATGGATCAAAAACGTTATGTACAACTAAATAAAGAATATAAAGATTTAAAGAAGGTTGTTGATAAAGGAGAAATTTATAAACGCCTTAAAGATAATATAGCTGAAGCTGAAGAAATTATTGCAGATGGTTCTGATGCAGAAATGGTAGAAATGGCAAAGATGGAGATAGATGAAGCCAAAGAACAACTACCAACTTTAGAAGGAGAAATTAAATTTTTATTAATTCCTAAAGATCCTGATGATGCTAAAAATGTTGTAGTAGAAGTGCGTGCTGGAACTGGAGGAGATGAGGCTAGTATTTTTGCTGGAGACTTATATCGCATGTATTCAAAATATTGTAGTGATAAAGGATGGCGTGTTGATGTTGTGAGTATGAATGAAGGAACTTCTGGAGGTTTTAAAGAAGTGATTTTTGAGGTGTCTGGCGAAGATGTTTATGGGACAATGAAGTTTGAAGCTGGAGTACATCGTGTACAACGGGTACCACAAACAGAAACACAAGGGAGAGTACATACTAGTGCTGCAACTGTAGTGGTTATGCCAGAAGCTGAAGAATTTGATTATGAATTAGATATGACAGAAGTTCGTATTGAACGTACGACATCTACAGGTCCAGGAGGGCAATCTGTAAATACAACCTATTCAGCAATAAAATTACATCACGAACCCACTGGAATGATCGTGAGCTGTCAAGATCAAAAATCATCTCATAAAAACTTAGAAAAAGCATTAAAAGTTTTAAGATCACGTTTATATGAAGAAGAATTAAGAAAACGCCAAGCTGCCGATTCTGAAAAACGTAAAAGCATGGTGTCTTCTGGAGATCGTAGTGCAAAAATCAGAACTTATAATTACCCGCAAGGGCGTGTTACTGATCATAGAATAGGATTAACACTTTATGATCTGTCAAATATTATTAATGGAGATATTCAAAAAATTATTGATGAATTAATGTTAGCAGAAAATACAGAGATGTTAAAAGCTAATGATGATGTAATTTAA
- a CDS encoding ABC transporter ATP-binding protein, whose amino-acid sequence MILEIDNVELNFSSKCILNGIYLKAETGKVTGILGNNGSGKTSLLEIIFGNRKPKYKLIRIDKKPILKSLYRTHLVKYLPQHQLIPNRIKLNKAFKLYNVDWEVFKTKFESFSKYEKRFIYNLSGGEQRIIEIYLTLKSPSKIVILDEPFSHLSPLYIEIVKTLISEEKKNKAIIVTDHMYRDIIDISNSIYLIKNGSTKLISNLHELEDYNYLNMGSLS is encoded by the coding sequence ATGATTTTAGAAATCGATAACGTAGAACTTAATTTTTCTAGTAAGTGTATTTTAAACGGTATTTATTTAAAAGCGGAAACTGGTAAAGTAACTGGAATATTAGGTAATAATGGTTCTGGAAAAACTTCTTTATTAGAAATCATTTTTGGAAATAGAAAACCCAAATATAAATTGATTCGTATTGATAAAAAACCTATTTTAAAGTCCTTATACAGGACACATTTAGTTAAATATTTACCTCAACATCAGTTAATTCCTAATCGCATAAAACTAAATAAAGCTTTTAAACTTTATAACGTTGATTGGGAGGTTTTTAAAACTAAATTTGAATCATTTTCAAAATATGAGAAACGTTTTATTTATAATCTTTCTGGTGGAGAGCAACGAATTATAGAAATATATCTCACTTTAAAAAGTCCTAGTAAAATTGTAATACTTGACGAACCATTTTCTCATTTATCACCTTTATATATTGAAATTGTAAAGACGCTAATAAGTGAAGAAAAAAAAAATAAAGCTATTATAGTAACAGATCACATGTACAGAGATATTATTGATATTTCTAATTCTATATATTTAATAAAAAATGGTTCTACAAAACTAATTAGTAATCTCCATGAGCTTGAAGATTACAATTATTTAAACATGGGAAGTTTATCTTAA
- the pyrF gene encoding orotidine-5'-phosphate decarboxylase, whose protein sequence is MTTKELLVQIHKKKSFLCIGLDVDLNKIPSHLLQEEDPIFAFNKAIIDATHRLCVAYKPNTAFYEAYGLKGWKALEKTINYLNENYPEIYTIADAKRGDIGNTSTMYAKAFLEDLGFDSVTVAPYMGKDSVEPFLAFKDKHTILLALTSNQGAFDFQTKTIDNKEMYKQVLETSKTWENSENLMYVVGATKAEYFADIRNIIPNSFLLVPGVGAQGGNLQDVCKYGMNASVGLLINSSRGIIYASNDENFAQASALKAQELQKQMEVELQRHYEEE, encoded by the coding sequence TTGACAACAAAAGAACTCTTAGTACAAATCCACAAAAAAAAATCCTTTTTATGTATAGGATTAGATGTTGATTTAAATAAAATTCCTTCACATCTTTTACAAGAAGAAGATCCAATATTTGCATTCAACAAAGCGATCATAGATGCCACACATCGATTGTGTGTAGCTTACAAACCAAACACAGCATTTTATGAAGCCTATGGATTAAAAGGATGGAAAGCACTTGAGAAGACAATTAATTACCTTAATGAGAATTATCCTGAAATCTACACTATAGCAGATGCTAAACGTGGTGATATTGGAAATACAAGTACAATGTATGCCAAAGCGTTTTTAGAAGATTTAGGTTTTGATAGCGTTACTGTTGCGCCTTATATGGGAAAAGATTCTGTAGAACCTTTTCTAGCATTTAAAGATAAACATACTATTTTATTGGCGTTAACCTCTAATCAAGGCGCGTTTGATTTTCAAACTAAAACTATTGATAATAAAGAAATGTACAAACAGGTTTTAGAAACCTCTAAAACCTGGGAAAATTCTGAGAACTTAATGTATGTAGTAGGAGCAACTAAGGCTGAGTATTTTGCAGATATTCGAAATATAATTCCAAATAGTTTTTTATTAGTACCAGGTGTTGGAGCTCAAGGAGGTAATTTGCAAGATGTTTGTAAATATGGAATGAATGCTTCTGTTGGGTTATTGATAAACTCTTCTCGTGGAATTATTTATGCTTCTAATGATGAAAATTTTGCACAAGCTTCTGCTCTAAAAGCACAAGAACTACAAAAACAAATGGAAGTTGAATTACAACGCCACTACGAGGAGGAATGA
- a CDS encoding peptide methionine sulfoxide reductase gives MLSKIGFGGGCHWCTEAVFQSLIGVENVEQGWIASEDLNDTFSEAVIVTFNSEIIPLETLTNIHLHTHKSTSNHSMRSKYRSAVYYFKEPQKVDLKNIITQLQSDFNTSIITQILPFKAFKPSREAITNYYYNNPYKPFCEQFINPKLKLILHKFSKYASKEKLQFLIKD, from the coding sequence ATGTTATCTAAAATAGGGTTTGGAGGTGGATGTCATTGGTGTACAGAAGCCGTATTTCAATCTTTAATTGGGGTTGAAAATGTAGAGCAAGGATGGATTGCTTCTGAAGATCTTAATGATACTTTTTCTGAAGCTGTTATTGTAACATTTAATTCAGAAATTATTCCTCTAGAAACACTAACAAATATTCATTTACATACGCATAAATCAACTTCAAATCACTCGATGAGAAGTAAGTATCGATCTGCTGTTTATTACTTTAAAGAACCTCAAAAAGTAGATTTAAAAAATATTATCACTCAACTTCAATCTGATTTTAACACTTCTATAATAACTCAAATTTTACCTTTTAAAGCTTTTAAACCATCACGGGAAGCAATTACAAATTATTATTACAATAATCCTTATAAACCCTTTTGTGAGCAATTTATAAATCCAAAGCTAAAATTAATTCTTCATAAGTTTTCAAAATACGCCTCTAAAGAAAAGCTTCAATTTTTAATTAAAGACTAA
- a CDS encoding Lacal_2735 family protein, protein MGNPSSTQEKQSLLQQRYRELIEEAYNYSQLDSSISEISEYKAFKILDKLNELQSLN, encoded by the coding sequence ATGGGCAATCCATCAAGCACACAAGAAAAACAAAGTTTATTACAACAACGTTATCGTGAACTTATTGAAGAGGCTTATAATTACAGTCAGTTAGATTCTTCTATAAGTGAAATTTCAGAGTACAAAGCATTTAAAATTCTTGACAAATTAAACGAACTCCAGTCTTTAAATTAA
- a CDS encoding cobalamin-binding protein: protein MTILIKDQLQRTLYLKDTPQRIISLVPSQTELLCDLGLEESIIGVTKFCVHPRHLKKAKTIVGGTKQVKTAVVRSLNPDIILCNKEENSLEILQQMEQIALVHMSDIFTLDDSFDLIKTYGKIFNCEINASKIVNKIQFNLKEFQEFISSKPELRVAYFIWREPWMVAAQKTFIHHLLEINKFKNVYSDLERYPEVDIKEMCFKKQPELILLSSEPFPFKEKHIKEFDPFIKDSKVILVDGEYFSWYGSRLIKAFQYFKNLRINLT from the coding sequence ATGACAATTTTAATCAAAGATCAGCTTCAACGAACACTGTATTTAAAAGATACTCCCCAACGAATCATTTCGTTAGTACCATCACAAACAGAATTACTTTGCGATTTAGGGTTAGAAGAAAGCATAATTGGTGTGACTAAATTTTGTGTTCATCCAAGACATTTAAAAAAAGCAAAAACTATTGTAGGTGGTACTAAACAAGTTAAAACAGCTGTTGTCAGGTCTCTAAATCCAGATATTATTTTATGTAATAAAGAAGAGAATTCACTTGAAATTCTTCAACAAATGGAGCAAATTGCTCTTGTACATATGAGTGATATTTTTACTTTAGATGATAGTTTCGATTTGATAAAAACTTATGGAAAAATATTTAATTGTGAAATTAATGCTTCAAAAATTGTAAATAAAATTCAATTTAATTTAAAAGAATTTCAAGAGTTTATATCAAGCAAACCCGAGTTACGTGTTGCATATTTTATTTGGAGAGAACCTTGGATGGTAGCAGCTCAAAAAACATTTATTCATCATTTATTGGAAATTAATAAATTTAAAAATGTATATTCTGATTTAGAACGTTATCCAGAGGTAGATATTAAAGAAATGTGTTTTAAAAAACAGCCAGAACTAATTTTGTTATCAAGCGAGCCGTTTCCATTTAAAGAAAAACATATTAAAGAATTTGATCCTTTTATAAAAGATTCTAAAGTAATTTTAGTTGATGGCGAATATTTTTCTTGGTACGGATCAAGACTTATAAAAGCCTTTCAATATTTTAAAAACTTGAGAATAAACTTAACTTAA